DNA from Methanocalculus alkaliphilus:
CTTCCATGCCTTGAGCGAAATGATCGTGATGCCCCTTCTGCAAAGGTGAGATCACCAAACGAGCTCTTTAGTGCCGTTGCAATCTTGGCAGCCTCATCTTCGGAGACAAGGTTAAAGTCATGGGTGGCGCATCCATGGGTGACGAAGACCTCCTCGCTGAAGCTGTCATGGAGCATCTTTGGGAGGTTTGCACTCCCTATCTCACCCATCGGACCCGGATGGACGTTGGGAGCGGTGAAAACGGTATTGGGACGCCCCTGCCGTGAAAAGACGACACTTACCTGGGGAACCGTCACCTCTTCCCCAATATCACGGAAGAATCCCTCGAGCGTCTTGGATCCATCGGTGATATGTGCAATGAGGGCATTGAGAAAACTGAGCCCCGACACCCCGAATGATCGTTTCAGCGGATGGTCGATGAGCCAGATGAAGATAGAGCTTCCCATGCCGAAGATCAGGAGAAGGCCGATAGCCCACCAGAGGAACTCAGGACCGAAGTAGAGATACCCTGCTCCAAGTCCTGCAAGACTCTGGAGCGCTGAAGGAACAATCATTCTATGAAGCCGGTAATCTGCAATGGCGACGAGGACCGGCATCCTGAGGGAGAGGATCACTCCAAGGCTCGTCGCATAGGTGATAGGGAGGAGAAACCCGGAGTCAGAACCGACTGCGGCAAGAGCCGTCACAATTATCCCCAGAACAACCGCTGAAAATGAGAGAAGCCCCGATCGGTTCCAGCTCAGATCTTTACCGAGGATCCGGACGAGCGGCCGTGTCGTGAGGAATGCGACGAGGGCGGGAACCGTAAACGCACAGGTTCCAAAGAATAAAAGGGGTACTTTCGCCCTCAGGAGGGCGAGATCGATGAACAGCCCAAGAGCGATGATGATGACAAGTGATCGTGGCCATGAGGGGGCGGTGAAGATGAACCGTGATAACCGCTCCATGCGGATGTCGCCCCGCTCACGCATATCTACCACAATCCATCCAGGATAAGTTCACTTCTGCCCGGAGAGACGAGCCGCTCCTCCCCCTTCCAATGGATGGGTTCGGAGTAAAATGGTGCATTCAGGGTGAGTGTCTCATACTCTCCCCCTTCCCCGGCGATATGGATCCTGTTTCTTGATGAAATCCTTTTGAGGCGGTCTATCAGTGCCTCATCGATATGTGCCCCAAGGAGATCGTCACCAAGCCCGTCTGCAGCGCAGACGACGATGATCGCATCCAGCCGTTGTGCGACCTGTTCCATGATCCATTCGGGATCTCTCTCCCAGAGTGGAGCGAAGATCTCAAGGTCGAGGGCTTTTGCGATCTCCCCGACCCGTTCATACTGGTACCTGGATGCTATGGCACCAGCGATCAGGCCGGTGATTGGGAGGCTTTGAAGCCCATTCTTCAGATCAGCAAGCTCCTCCTCTTTCCGTCCATGTGACCGTATCTCGACGTACTCCATCTGACCCCGGCTGGCAATCAACCTGACTGCATCGAGATTGGATGAATGAAACATATACGAATCGGGATTCTCAGGCCTGACACAGACGATATAGCCGACATCAAGCCCTTTGTCCATGGCCATCTGGATCGAGAGGACCGAATCCTTTCCACCTGATGTCAGCGCTGCATACATGGTGCCTCACCTGAAATATGCTCTATACCGCTCTTCCACCTTATCCCAGGTAGGGAGATTCGTCTGGCATCCGACAACTTCTATGACAAACGAAGAGCATATCGTTCCAATCCTGCAACAATCAGTAAGAGAGCGCTTTTTCTGATATGCTGTCAGGAACCCCGCCCGGTATGCATCTCCTGCACCGGTCGGATCGACAAGCTGAACAGGAACTGATGGTACCTCTGTCATCCTGCCATCCTCGTAGAGCCTGCTCCCCTCTTTTCCTCGTGTAAAGATTGCAACAGGAACACGG
Protein-coding regions in this window:
- a CDS encoding DUF2070 family protein, which gives rise to MRERGDIRMERLSRFIFTAPSWPRSLVIIIALGLFIDLALLRAKVPLLFFGTCAFTVPALVAFLTTRPLVRILGKDLSWNRSGLLSFSAVVLGIIVTALAAVGSDSGFLLPITYATSLGVILSLRMPVLVAIADYRLHRMIVPSALQSLAGLGAGYLYFGPEFLWWAIGLLLIFGMGSSIFIWLIDHPLKRSFGVSGLSFLNALIAHITDGSKTLEGFFRDIGEEVTVPQVSVVFSRQGRPNTVFTAPNVHPGPMGEIGSANLPKMLHDSFSEEVFVTHGCATHDFNLVSEDEAAKIATALKSSFGDLTFAEGASRSFRSRHGSVGILTQRFTDSVMMVSTRSPERTEDIDYNIGIAIMAEGHRWFRDVVFVDAHNCMTELSSPVLPASLIGTEYYRAALAALEEAAGMPLEPLSVGVSHQQLPFNRDEGFGDLGVQVLITAVGEQKTAYVLFDGNNMHEGAREEIQAAISDLVDDAEIMTTDSHVVNTISGRNPIGLAVLPELVIPHVRAAVMEAILDLAPAEVAGTTTWCERLNIFGSQRIVQFASTVNVLLIFIPPLSLGMLILAFVLSILMFSVIG
- a CDS encoding diphthine--ammonia ligase, whose translation is MYAALTSGGKDSVLSIQMAMDKGLDVGYIVCVRPENPDSYMFHSSNLDAVRLIASRGQMEYVEIRSHGRKEEELADLKNGLQSLPITGLIAGAIASRYQYERVGEIAKALDLEIFAPLWERDPEWIMEQVAQRLDAIIVVCAADGLGDDLLGAHIDEALIDRLKRISSRNRIHIAGEGGEYETLTLNAPFYSEPIHWKGEERLVSPGRSELILDGLW